DNA sequence from the Thalassotalea sp. 273M-4 genome:
GAGCAGGACCAACTGACATTAACGGCTGTTGATAACAATCAGGTTAGTTTCACCAGCGACGGAATGGCAACCTTTACGCCAAATCCCGAGCAGCATGGCGTTGTGATCATTCATTACACGGTTACCGATAGCGCAGGCAACCAAAGCTTAGGTCAGTGGCAGGTAAATATTACCCAAGTTCATCACGTCGAAGGCAAAACATCTGGTGGCAGTAATGGTTTATGGATACTAATCCTACTGTTGGCGGTCACGGTAGTTCGAATTAATAATAACGGAGTTCGTCATGCTAGTTAATCATAATGCCCGAGTAAGCTCGTTTGCTGTTGTTCTGGGTTGCTTGTTATCGACTTCGCTATATGCACAAGAAAGCGATGTCCGTATTAAGGTCTTATGTCAAAATGCCGACAAAAATTATCAACAATGTGATAGTCACGTAAACTGGTATATCAGTGGTGAATTAGGCTTAGCGCACACAGGTTTAGAACAAAGCGATGTCGATCGCTTTTATCAACAATCGGGGGTTTCAGCCAATGCCATCGACATTGATAAAACGGACATCGCTGGCGGCTTATTTTTAGGTTACCAATTTAATACCCATTTTGCCCTAGAGGCGGGCTACTTAAATTTAGGCGATCGCTCTGTTGCTTTTTCTGGTCGCACCACCGACGTACAAGCCTTTTATGATAATGTCGAGCATATTTACCCTCAAAGCGGCAAGGGTTGGACCATCAATGCCCTAGCGGCTTGGCCGATAAGCGAAAATTTTAAAGTGGCGGCTAAAGTGGGCTATTTTGCTTGGCAAGGTGATTACACCTCGGTAGATAGTCGCACCGAAGTAGGTAAAGATAGCCTAAGCGACAACGACCTATGGCTTGGCGCAGAGTTAGACTATAAGCTGACCGATAATGTCCAAGTATATGGTAGCATTGCGCGCTTTAAGCTTGACCGAGATACCACCAACCTCGCTTCTATTGGTGTGCGTTATTACTTTGGTAGCAATGAGCCAGCAGTGCAACCTGTGGTCGCTCCGCCTGTTGTCCCTGCGCCGTTATTAGATACCGATCAAGATGGCGTAACCGATAACCAAGATCAATGTCCAAATAGCAACATTGCTTATGCTGTAGACTCGATCGGTTGTACGGTAATGACCTCTCAACCTGTCACTTTAAGCTTGGTTATTTATTACGCTAACGATAAAGCAGAAATTAGCGAACAGTATCACGATAAAGTGGCGCAATTAGCTCAGTTTATTCGCCAGCACAACATTGATAAAGTTACGGTTTATGGCCACACATCCGCTCCTGGTAGTGACGCATATAACTTACGTCTATCACAAAAACGAGCAAATTCGATTGCCAATATTTTAGCCCAGGAATATGGTCTAGATAAGTCGATTGTTGAACCCGTTGCTATGGGCGAACGCCAACTGGTTGATTTAGGTAACAGTGAAAAAGCCCATCAAGCTAACCGCCGCATAGAGCTGCAAGTACGCAAAGAAATTATGGTGCCGGTAAAGCGCTAGTAACCACAACCGCGCAACAAAAAACCGCATGATCTCTCATGCGGTTTTTTATTTTCTAACTTAGGGTTATCTTGTTTTAATTTGGTTCTATTTGCGTTAATTGTTGTTCTCTGAATTTGTACTATAAATAATTGTCCCAAAGCTAGAGAGGTCGGGATATTGAAGAAGAATCAATTTACATTAATTATTGAGTCGTTATCTAAGCTAACACACAACCAGAAGCGATTGCTACATCATCATGTTGTTGAAGACCTCAAACGTGGTGATACAGATAACTTAATCAATGAATGTAAAGGCGATGATGTTATATGCCCTCACTGTGGCAATGAAGAAATTGGCAAATGGGGTATGGCTGCTGGTTTACAGCGATTCAAATGTAAAAGCTCTTCATGCGGCAAAACTTTCAATGCGCTAACCAAAACTCCACTTGCTCGACTGAGAAAACGTGAGTTGTGGGCTAAAAACTTGGAATATATGCTTGATGGCTTACCTATAAGGCGAGTTGCTGAATTACTTGAAGTTGCAGAGACTACAGCGTTTCGTTGGCGACACCGATTCCTTAAAGCTCCTGCTCAACGTAAACCATCAGAGGTAGCAGGAATAATTGAAGCCGATGAAATGTTCTTTATGGAGAGCTTTAAAGGAAATCACACGATTTATGATCGAAAACCTAGAAAGCGTGGAGGCATGGGCGATAGACGCACTGTAGATGATAAGATCCCCGTATTGATCGTAGTTGACAGAAATGGAGGTTTGACTGACTTTGTACTAGCAGAACACTCTAGCAGCGAGATCCATAAGGCAATGAGGCCAATAGTCAATCATGACAGCATATTGTGTAGTGATGGCGCACACGCCTACCGCTCTTTTGCTAAGGAAGAGAATATTCAGCACTATCGCACAATTGTAAGTAAAGGTGAGCGTGTGATCGGAGGCCAGTTTCATATACAAAATGTAAATGGCTATATGAGCCGCTTACGGAGCTGGATCCGTAGATTTAATGGTGTTGGAACCGAATATCTTCCGAACTATTTAGGATGGATGAGGATGATGGATAGTAAAAGAGACAAGTACCAAGAGATAAAAATGGAATACCTAGTCAATGAAAACTTGGCTTTTCCAATGTCATTATAGAAAATAGCTTTAAAATCAAGGAATGAAAAGCATGAAGAAAAACATTAACTATAAAGCCTTACTGAGCAGGTTGTTGTTACTCAGTATTTTTTCATTACATTTTAGTTATTGCCTATATAAAGGTCATGTCATAACTCGATTTACAGGATCTCAGCAGGAAATTTACTTTGATCAAAGCCCTGAACTATTTGTATTCCTTTTGGGCATAGAGGGAATATTTATATTGTTCCTAATATATTCAGTTTCGCTTCGTATTCCGAGACATAAATAAGCAAAATATGAGGTAGATATATACTACCTCAACGCTATAGATTCAACAATTAACGCAAATAGAGCATTTAATTTAAAGAAATCAACATTAGACGACTTGCCCAGCAGCCCAACCACTCGACCAAGCCCATTGGAAATTGTACCCTCCAAGCCAGCCCGTTACATCGGTAACTTCGCCAATAAAATACAAGCCTTTGGCTTTTTTTGCTTCCATGGTTTTTGACGATAGCTCGTCGGTATCGACCCCACCTAAGGTGACTTCTGCGGTGCGATAGCCTTCAGTTCCATTTGGTTTAATTTGCCATTGATGAAAGTAGTTTGCCAGTTGCTGATAGTCTTGATGAGTAAGCTGATTTAATGCTTTATCGGGCACGTCATTACTTGCATAAAGCCTTTCGATAAACCGTTTCGGCAATAAGTGAGACAACGCTGTTTTCAATGCACGTTGAGGGCTTTCGCCTTTCATTTGCTGGAGGGTTTGTGCCAAATCAATATCGGGTAAAAGATTGATGGTTACGGCCTGCCCTGCTCGCCAAAACGACGAAATTTGCAAAATAGCTGGCCCAGATAAACCGCGATGCGTAAATAAAATATTTTCTCGAAACTGAGTGCCATCTTCACTGCTGACATCACAATCGATGCTAATACCAGATAAACCATCAAAGCGCTGTTTGTCTTTATCATGCAAGGTAAAAGGCACCAAAGCCGCGCATGTAGGCAATACCTTTAATCCAAATTGCTCGGCAATTTTATAGCCAATTGGCGAAGCACCCAATTTGGGCATGGTTAACCCACCTGAAGCCACGACTAAAGACTCACACTGGTAGTCTTTACCAGAAGTGCTAACCAAATAACCTGTGTCGTTTTTTTCAACGTTTAAAACTTCAGAACGATAGTGAACACTTACACCAGACCAGTCGCATTCAGTCATTAACATATCGACAATATCATGAGCACTATCGTCGCAAAATAACTGCCCTAAGGTTTTGTGATGGTACTCAATGCCATGACGCTCAACCATATCGATAAAGTCGTATTGGGTGTAACGACTTAAAGCCGATTTAACAAAGTGCGGGTTTTTACAAAGGTAATTGGCAGGCGTAGCGTTTTGATTGGTAAAGTTACATCGACCACCACCACTGATGATGATTTTTCTGCCCGGTTTTTTTCCCATATCAACCACCACCACATTGCGGCCTCGATATCCTGCATTTAGGGAACACATAAGGCCGGCAGCGCCGGCCCCAATGATTAGGACATCTATGTTTTCAGTCGACACAGTAATTAAGCGCTCAGATCTGGCTCAACCGAAGTGGGACCAGATTTAGCCATTTCGGCTAAGTCTTTATCAACGAAAAACAGAGCATGACCGTCACTACCAACTAGAGCAATTTTATCTAAAATGGATTTAAATAAGGTTTCTTCTTCGTGTTGTTCGGCAACAAACCACTGTAAAAAGTTAAACGTAGAATAATCTTGTGTGGTAAAAGCGGTATGCGCCAATGCATTAATTTTTTCAGTGATTAAACATTCGTGCTCATACGTTGCTTGAAAGACCGAACGTAGCGAATCAAATTCATGCTCAGGTGCTTCTATTGCGCCAATAATCGGCATCGCACCGGTTTCGCTTACGTAATTAAATAAACGATTCATATGTTGCATTTCTTCAATGGCATGCTTGCGTAGGAATAAAGCCGCTCCTTCGAAGCCTTTGTCTTCACACCACGCACTCATTTGTAAGTACAAGTTAGAAGAAAAAAATTCTAAGTTTATTTGAGCATTTAGTTGCTCCACCATTTGCGCTTTTAACATCGTTTCCTCACTTTCGTTAAAGTACAGCAAGTATGCTTTGTGCTTTACTTACTTCAAATTCTTTCGGCGCTTCCACATGTAAATGGGTTACGACACCATTATCGACAATCATCGCATATCGTTGCGAACGAATGCCACCAAAACTTCCGGTTTCCATACTTAGTCCAAGAGCCTTTGCAAAGCTAGCATCGCCATCGCCTAACATCATAATATTGTCTGCATTTTGTGTTTTGCCCCACGCTTGCATAACAAAAGCATCGTTTACCGAGGTGCAGATAATCTGATCAACCCCTTTCGCCTTGAATTCGTCGTAGTTAACGACGTAACCAGGTAAGTGTGCCTCAGAACAGGTTGGGGTAAAAGCGCCAGGAACCGCAAATAAAACCACTTTCTTATTGGCAAATAAATCTTCGGTGGTATGCGTTTTAATACCGTCTTGCGTTAGCTGTTGTAACTGTGCTTCTGGTATCGCGTCGTTTATTTTGATCATTTATTATGTCCTTGTTGCGGTTTAACTCATCCCCTATTATAAGTTGATGAGTAACAGATGTCTGAATTTCTTTGTTGCTACTGTCTTTATGTTGCTATTTATCAACAAATCTCATTGATTTAACCTAATTCGGCGATGAAAAGATCAGTATTTTCAAGCAATGGAGTATGCTCTGCTTACTTTACGAGCCGAGGCTACTGTGTACATCCCAGTCTTTTATGTAAGCGCCCAAATTGCCCACATCAAGTTGGCTTGAGGGGCTATTAAGACTTTATTAAGACTTAGGGATGGCTTGTTTAACATAGACATCAAAACGATTTTTTTTCATTTTGATGCTGGTAGAAGGTGCTTTAGCCGCTAATGGCTCAGCATAATTTGGTCGTTTTACCACAACTCGATATTTGGCAATATCAAGCGCCTGCGCTAACAATTCGTCGGCATCGGGGTCGCTACCAACTAAGGTCTGAAAGACACGCATTTCTTTTTTAACCGCTGCGGACTTTTGCTTGTGTGGATACATAGGGTCAAGGTACACCACATCCACGTCATCAACTTGATTCATCGCCTCAATGGATGAAGTGTTGATTAGCTGCATACGCTGTTCAATCCACTGGCCTATTTCCGGATCACGCTTAGCACGCTCAAGGCCATCATATAACAAGGCGGCAACAGGAATTTGGCGTTCCATCATGGTCACCTTACAACCAAGACTGGCGAGTAAAAAGGCATCACGGCCTAACCCCGCTGTGGCATCGAGAACATGCGGATTAAAGCCATGCTTAAGACCAACGGCTTTGGCAATATCTTGACCACGACCACCACCAAATTTACGTCTATGCCCAACGGCACCATCAATAAAATCAACCGTAATGCCATCCAGTTTAGGCTCATCTGTTTTATGTAATTGCAGACGTTCGTCGGTAACCAATAAATAAAACGGCGATTTGACTTTATTGATGTCTTTAAGCTCGCCACCATAGGTTAGTGACCACCTTGATGCGATGTCTTCGGCATGCATAATATTTTGAAAGTGCTCGGCAAAAATTAGACAATGGGGCTGTGCGGTCATAAGGCTGTATTATTTGGGCTATATCGTGGACTAAGTATAACGTCAGTGACCTGTGGATGAAATAACAATCTATTTTACCAAAGCTTGTTCGATGATGATGTTTTTACAAAACACAGGCCACTCACCACCAGCATAATAACAGAAAGCGCAATGACCAAATCAACGATCTCTATGTTATCAACCATTTGCAGTCGTCGCATAAAAAATGTTCCGCCCATAAATAACATCAAAGACATAAAGCCATAAATGGCTTTTATACTATTGTTGGCAAAAAACTTTAAAATAAAACCTGAATATAAAAAGATAATAAATGACAAGAATGCTTTTATCGTATTAAGTGAATTGGTGTGCCAAAAGGAGATTAATTCTTGGCAAAATAACGCCCCACTTCCTAAAGCAATCATTAACATACAAACGGCAACGCTTGTTAGAAAAGATAATTTCATATTTTTAATAGATTACAAAAGGCTGAAGCATTTATTATAAATTTCGATGTTATTTTTCTCGCTTGTCTTGATCATAATAGTCCTTAGAGTAAATAACCATAAAAACAAGAGCACCTAGCAAACCGACAATAATGCCCGATTCCCAATTTGAATCCAAATACGGTTTTAAAACCCAAATGATGATAGCCATGAATAAAAATGCACATACTATTCGAGCCAACCCAGATA
Encoded proteins:
- a CDS encoding OmpA family protein — encoded protein: MLVNHNARVSSFAVVLGCLLSTSLYAQESDVRIKVLCQNADKNYQQCDSHVNWYISGELGLAHTGLEQSDVDRFYQQSGVSANAIDIDKTDIAGGLFLGYQFNTHFALEAGYLNLGDRSVAFSGRTTDVQAFYDNVEHIYPQSGKGWTINALAAWPISENFKVAAKVGYFAWQGDYTSVDSRTEVGKDSLSDNDLWLGAELDYKLTDNVQVYGSIARFKLDRDTTNLASIGVRYYFGSNEPAVQPVVAPPVVPAPLLDTDQDGVTDNQDQCPNSNIAYAVDSIGCTVMTSQPVTLSLVIYYANDKAEISEQYHDKVAQLAQFIRQHNIDKVTVYGHTSAPGSDAYNLRLSQKRANSIANILAQEYGLDKSIVEPVAMGERQLVDLGNSEKAHQANRRIELQVRKEIMVPVKR
- a CDS encoding IS1595 family transposase; translated protein: MKKNQFTLIIESLSKLTHNQKRLLHHHVVEDLKRGDTDNLINECKGDDVICPHCGNEEIGKWGMAAGLQRFKCKSSSCGKTFNALTKTPLARLRKRELWAKNLEYMLDGLPIRRVAELLEVAETTAFRWRHRFLKAPAQRKPSEVAGIIEADEMFFMESFKGNHTIYDRKPRKRGGMGDRRTVDDKIPVLIVVDRNGGLTDFVLAEHSSSEIHKAMRPIVNHDSILCSDGAHAYRSFAKEENIQHYRTIVSKGERVIGGQFHIQNVNGYMSRLRSWIRRFNGVGTEYLPNYLGWMRMMDSKRDKYQEIKMEYLVNENLAFPMSL
- a CDS encoding NAD(P)/FAD-dependent oxidoreductase, whose product is MCSLNAGYRGRNVVVVDMGKKPGRKIIISGGGRCNFTNQNATPANYLCKNPHFVKSALSRYTQYDFIDMVERHGIEYHHKTLGQLFCDDSAHDIVDMLMTECDWSGVSVHYRSEVLNVEKNDTGYLVSTSGKDYQCESLVVASGGLTMPKLGASPIGYKIAEQFGLKVLPTCAALVPFTLHDKDKQRFDGLSGISIDCDVSSEDGTQFRENILFTHRGLSGPAILQISSFWRAGQAVTINLLPDIDLAQTLQQMKGESPQRALKTALSHLLPKRFIERLYASNDVPDKALNQLTHQDYQQLANYFHQWQIKPNGTEGYRTAEVTLGGVDTDELSSKTMEAKKAKGLYFIGEVTDVTGWLGGYNFQWAWSSGWAAGQVV
- the ftnA gene encoding non-heme ferritin encodes the protein MLKAQMVEQLNAQINLEFFSSNLYLQMSAWCEDKGFEGAALFLRKHAIEEMQHMNRLFNYVSETGAMPIIGAIEAPEHEFDSLRSVFQATYEHECLITEKINALAHTAFTTQDYSTFNFLQWFVAEQHEEETLFKSILDKIALVGSDGHALFFVDKDLAEMAKSGPTSVEPDLSA
- a CDS encoding peroxiredoxin, with amino-acid sequence MIKINDAIPEAQLQQLTQDGIKTHTTEDLFANKKVVLFAVPGAFTPTCSEAHLPGYVVNYDEFKAKGVDQIICTSVNDAFVMQAWGKTQNADNIMMLGDGDASFAKALGLSMETGSFGGIRSQRYAMIVDNGVVTHLHVEAPKEFEVSKAQSILAVL
- a CDS encoding class I SAM-dependent methyltransferase, whose protein sequence is MHAEDIASRWSLTYGGELKDINKVKSPFYLLVTDERLQLHKTDEPKLDGITVDFIDGAVGHRRKFGGGRGQDIAKAVGLKHGFNPHVLDATAGLGRDAFLLASLGCKVTMMERQIPVAALLYDGLERAKRDPEIGQWIEQRMQLINTSSIEAMNQVDDVDVVYLDPMYPHKQKSAAVKKEMRVFQTLVGSDPDADELLAQALDIAKYRVVVKRPNYAEPLAAKAPSTSIKMKKNRFDVYVKQAIPKS